GGTGTGACTGTGAGCCTGGATGGGTGGGTAAGAACTGCGACATAGACCGAAACGATTGTTTACCCAGCCCCTGCCAGAATGCAGGCACCTGTATCGACCAGCTCAATGGTTTCACCTGCAAGTGTCGGCAGGGTTTTAGAGGTGAGATATGTTACATTAGCTCAGTATGTGtattagaataataataacaacaaaaagagATTTTATTACACATTGTTCTACCAGGAAGAACAGACTGTCCTCTCGTATTTTATTTTCAACTTCTGAAAAGGGTGTAATGTTTCCCTGCAAGTTCTTAGGAATTTCACTGCTTTTGCCAGTAGCTACATTCTGACAGCTGTCTTTCACTCCCATCCTCAGGTAACTTATGTCAGGTGAACATCAACGAGTGTGCCTCCAGCCCATGTCTAAATCAAGGCACCTGTGTGGATGGAGTCGCCAGTTTCACCTGTCTCTGTGAGCCACCTTATAGTGGTCCCACCTGTGCAGAACTGCTCACACCTTGCTCTCCCAACCCCTGTGCCAACCATGCTTCTTGTGTGCACACACCCGACTACCTGGGCTACCAGTGTAACTGCCAACCTGGGTGGCAGGGTAAGTCACTAAGCGCATTCTGATTGAAGTCTATAAGAATTGATTTTGCTGAAGCATGTCTTAATTCTGAGTGTCCTTCACATCACAGGTCAGTTGTGTAACAATGACATAAATGAATGCACCTCTAACCCATGTAAGAACCGCGGGTCCTGTACGAATACTTTGGGTGGCTACGTGTGCTCCTGCCGCGCTGGCTACACTGGTCCCAACTGTGAAACTGATATCAACGATTGTTCACCAAGTGAGTCAAATCAAACATAAACCAAGTTTTTATTGCAGATCATAGAAACCTTTCCTCTGCATGATTGGCGTGGTCTAATGGTGTTCTCAAATTCTGCCAGACCCCTGTCTGAATGGAGGATCCTGTACAGATGGAGTGAACTCATTCCGTTGCAGCTGTCTGCCTGGCTTCACAGGGGCTCGCTGTGCTACCGAGGTGAATGAGTGTCAAAGCGGACCTTGCAAGAACGGAGGCACTTGCACTGACTATGTCAACAGCTATACATGTACCTGCAAACCAGGTTTCACAGGCCTTTTTTGTGAGACCAACATACCAGACTGCACTGAAAGGTAAGACATGAAGTTGCTCATAGCTTACAAAAAAACACTGTAGTAGGGCTGCTTGATTATGGataaaattaaaatcacaattatttttGGTCAATATTAAAATCACGATTATTGGTGGCCGATATGATCTTACTTCAAGTCTTATTTCACgattagttattttaaatatctgtgaagtttcaaaaTTATCGATACTTAAAAACTAATGCTAGGTTAACTAATGTaagaaaaatgtctttaaaataattacataaacaGTCAGCAATACAGTAAGAACAAAAGAAACTAATTACAAACAAAaccaacaaataaatacaacagaataaaactaaataaacttaACAGTAGTATTCAGATAAGCAATAGCCTTTGAATAATCAAACTGTACACATTAattatagattaatccttattaaagctacataagttattcagtcaagatctgattttttttttacaacactCACTTATTTGGCTTATTTGATGTTAAGTTTGGGCTTTAAGGGAGGAACAAAAGTGCACCGCTGTGAAGGAAAGGACGGTGCATCGGACAGAATGCGGAAGCAGCACAATAATCGTTTTACTTTGATTATCTTGTTTTCATAATAGTTGGAAGCCAAAATTGAAAATCAATTACAATTAATTACAGAGCCCTACATAGTAGGCAAAGTAGCTTATGAACAAATCATCTTCCCTTTGTTTTAGCTCCTGTTTTAATGGAGGTACCTGCACTGATGGGATCAATGGCTTCAAATGCACCTGCCGCTCAGGATTCACTGGAGATTACTGCCAGTATGAGGTGAACGAGTGTGACTCTCAACCGTGCCTTAATGGAGGAGTTTGTCAAGATGCCTTGGAGTCATATCGCTGCTCATGTCCGAAAGGTTACACTGGCCCTCGTTGCCAGGTAATAAAATATTAGaatagaataaataataaataaataaattaaaagatagAATGGaatcaatgaaaataaattgtaaaataaattacagatttaaatgtctttatctCTCTTTTAGTATCCAGTTGATTGGTGCAGGCCTTCTAACCCATGCAAGAATGGTGGCCGCTGCAGACAGAAAGATGCCTCCTTCACATGTGACTGTTTGGGTGGCTGGTCAGGTCGTTATTGTGACATCCCAGGAGTGTCCTGTGAAGTTGCAGCCAGACAGAGAGGTATATAGAAATGGATGTGAATTTTTTTGACATATACAATTTCACTATGATCTTCTCCTTATCAACGGtccacacactctcacacacaggTCTCCAGACAGATGAGCTTTGCCACCATGGGGGACACTGTGTCAATACTGGTAACACGCACTACTGCAAATGTCCCGCAGACTACACAGGCAGTTACTGTGAGTCCCAGTTTGACCACTGTGAGGACAAACCTTGCCTCAATGGCGCCACCTGCAGGAGCTACATGGGAGGATTCACCTGTGATGTAAGTCATCTTACCACTGCTACAAATAGCATATACTATCATTCATACTAGTACGAGGCCTAATTAACTATAGAATATGAAGAACTGAAGATATTTCAGAACAGATGTTGGACTGGATCTGTTTTTCCTGCAGTGTATGCCTGGTTATGAGGGGAACAACTGCGAGAGAGAGGTCAATGAGTGTCAGTCTCATCCTTGTCAGAATGGAGGAACCTGCATTGACTTGGTGGGACATTACATCTGCTCCTGCCCTCCAGGAACACTAGGTAagataaaaattttaaaattatggtGTAAAATATACCTGAATCAAAGAGTCCTTTAGCCTCAAGtccaaaaatcaaaatatacACTTCTCCCATTACAGAtttgtgcaaaacttttgtGATTATTTTCTAAATGTCGATAAACTAATTGTGAAATGATGGCATCTATGCggctaaaaaaaaatttttcctCCCGCGATAAGTCATTCCAAAAATTATGGCAACAGATGTTAGTAGGTTTATATCGCAGTCACTGCACTacccattatttttaatcgAAGGAGACATAGGCGTGTTATCCAAGCATTAATGGCAGGGAGAGCCCCTTATACTTGGGAGCGGCCACATATGAGGTGTTTCTCCCTCCTATCTGCTTCGAAGTCTTGATAAATTGtggcatttctttgttgttaAGAATCCAGTATTCCCatttcttttgtcttttatgaGTTTAATAAAGAACTCTGTCTTGTCTTCTGTCCAAACATAATGCGCCATCTTTAAAGAATGACCGGCTTTTACGTTAGTCAGGTACAGTTACAGCAGTTTTGTGAAATATCCCTTTTTCGAATTGGCTGAAAAACCACCTCATGCGAGCgaaacaactttttttgtgattataTGAGTTTTTGCGAAATGTAAATGTTTCCATTGGCTGCATTTTCAATTAGCAATGGAATGGAAATGCAGCTAGTGTCATGTGATCCTaaagaaatcattgtaatatactgatttttttgctcaaaaaaaacattccttatcaatgttgaaaacagtattaaaaacaatattcatttttttcaagaAATCTTATTGTCCATGAGCTCTTAATGGTAGTATCCATAGGCTGAAATAATGTCACTGTAATGTAGGGCTGAGCGATATGGCTGAAAACTGTTTCATATCGGTCGAtatcgataattattgatattttttatgacccatttaaaataaggaccagaagaaaaatatattacatgtagcttataaacaaaattatttaatgataaaatatttcCTTATCTTCGTGAGTGAGCGAAGGTGAaaacttgctgaataaaacaggCTTtaactgtgacgagcagggcgcgTGAGAGCCGTGAGAGAATGGCGcaaggccggtggcgcgagtgataatgagcatcagCTGCGCGTTTCATCGGTCTTGCGCCATTCTCTCATGGCTCTCGCCTGCCCCTTTTCAGCGAATCTTTGAGTCTTTGCCGCATTGGAATTAAAAGCACGTCATTGATTCTCCATTTCGATTTTAGGTTTACCTCAGAAGCAGTTTGCGCGTCTTTGGTTGCTTGGTAACAGACCTGACAGTTGATTACCGATCTCGATGGAGCGGTTTAAGATATGCTTCTGTAATAATGAATTTgcgaagaataaaaaaatattgaacgTTATATcgaacacattttttattgatatcGAACACGTGTCTATCGCGATACATATCGTTATCgttttatcgcccagccctactgtaatgtttttattatgacCTTTTCTTAGGGGTCCTTTGTGAGATAAATGAGGATGACTGCTCAATTCCCTCATGGCCGCGGGGGACACCCAAGTGTCAAAATAACGGCACATGTGTGGACAGGGTTGGAGGGTACAGGTGTAACTGCCCTCCAGGCTTCACTGGAGAACGCTGTGAAGGAGACATCAACGAGTGCCTTTCCAATCCCTGCAACCCTTCCAACAGCTTAGATTGCATACAGTTGCCCAATGATTACCAGTGTGTGTGCAAGCCAGGCTTCACAGGTGAGGGATgtctgaaaactgaaaaatgtgttggTGAGGTACATATGCAAGATTGTGATGTGTGTCTAAATACTAACTTCATTTTGTCTTCAGGACGAGGGTGTCAGAATAGATTCAGTGTGTGCGAGTCTCAGCCCTGTATGAATGGAGGAGTATGCTCTGTGTCCGGCAGCTCACCGCTGGGATACACTTGCACCTGTCAGTTTGTGAGTATTCAAGCCTTACATGACATAATGTATCAAGTATATCATTATCATGCGTTTCCATTTTTACTGTACTGTATTAAACTTCAAAAGTAACTATTTAACTCCTCATTGTCTCTTTCTCAGGGGTACGCAGGTGCCAACTGTGAGAGGAGCATGAACTGCAAAGAGCTGCCTTGCTACAATGGTGGCAGCTGTACTCTCACCTCACGAGGTGCACGTTGCACCTGTATTCAGGGCTTTGGCGGGCCGCTGTGTCAGCACCGCAGCAATGAGGGCTGCTCCTCCAAGCCCTGCCGCAATGGAGGCTTGTGTACAGAGGAAATTAGCTTCCCTTTTTTCCACTGCCAGTGCAGCAACGGCTGGACAGGCAAACGATGTGAATCCAAGGAAACCAGGGTTATGCAGCCGCTACCACCTCTTTGCCCTATTGATGAATGTCACGTCAAGGCCAATGACAGTGTGTGTGACAAAGAATGTAATTTGTACGCCTGCCGCTGGGATGGAGGTGACTGCTCTTTGGCTGTGAACCCCTGGGCACGCTGCACAGACCCTCGCTGCTTGCGGCTCTTCAACAACAGCCAGTGTGATGAGTTCTGCAACAATGCAGAGTGCCTGTTTGATAACTTTGactgcaagagcaaagagaaagtGTGCAAGTATGTCCTTTACTATTTTATCATATCTTAGGATCATTTATGATGGTCTTTCTCTAATACACTCTCTTCCCTCAGCCCCATCTATGCGACATACTGTACCGACCATTATGCAGATGGGCTCTGTGATCAAGGCTGCAATACTGAAGAGTGTGGCTGGGATGGACTGGATTGTGCAGGGAAGATTCCAGAAGATCTTGCAGAAGATGTgctggttattgtagttcttcTGCCTCCAGAGGAGCTGCTAAGGACACAAACTGCTTTCCTACAGAGACTAAGTGCAATCCTCCGCACTACATTGCGCTTCCGCCTTGATCAGAACGGAGAATACATGATCCGACCCTATACAAGCCACAGGACACTCATTAAACGAGAGCTTAATCCTCAGAAGGAGGTTATTGGGTAAGTTGTGGTTACTGAAGTAAACAATGAAATTTCATTTACCTTTGTACAACAAAATTCTGCAGTCAAAATGCAGTCGTCGCACTAGGAATGTTGTCCCTTCTAACTGCAGATTTCACATCGGTTTTTTGAACTTTGAATACATGAATTTGCTGTGTTGACCAATTTGAAGCTGCTTAGTTTGGAAGTGCTTTGATAAAAATATTGGCAATGGACCTTCTTTGTCTGCTAATGTGAGCACCTTTACAAATACTCTTTGGCTCCGCTGCAGGTCCATCGTATACTTGGAGATAGACAACAGGCTATGCTCCCAGAACTCAGATGACTGCTTCCGCAACGCTGACAGTGCTGCCGAATACCTGGGTGCTCTGTCTGCTTGTGAAATGTTGGATTTCCCATACCCCCTTAAAGAAGTGCGCAGTAAGTATCCACACTTACACCAACTTAACTGCTGACTTACATTGGCCCCATTGGTCCAGCTGCCTACTTTTAGCAATTTTATGATCATTTGCCAATTCTCTTTCAGGTGAAAAAATTGAAGATAAAGATAAGATTCCCGAATGGGGTAAGCTACTACTAGTAGGGGTTGCTTCCCTATTCTTGTTGGTAATCTTGATGGTGGGTATGCTGATTGCCCGCCGCAAACGTGAGCACAGCACACTCTGGTTCCCTGAGGGCTTCTTCCTTAAGAAGGAAACAAGCAGTAACAAGAACCGCAGAGAACCTGTGGGCCAAGACTCCCTGGGCATGAAGTGAGTCGCTAATGCAGTATTAGTGCAACTGTCAGTATACTTCATCAAAATATCCCTTTCATAGGCACTAATTAGCATTTATGACTCTTTGCAGACACATGCCAAAGACAGTGGAAGAGTCTCTATTGGCTGATCACAGTGACCAGTGGATAGACACAGACTGCCCAGAGGCTAAAAGACTTAAGGTGATCAACCATTTATTATTCCTCTTTCAATGTATAGGTGTATGCATCAGTGAAACAGTTATATATGTGAATGAACAGCCTTAATATTATCAGCTTTTTATGTACAGGTGGAAGAGCCCAGCATTCTGTCAGATGTTGAGGATGCAGTTGACAGCAGACAGTGGACACAGCATCACTTGGCAGCCGCAGATATCCGTATGCCACCTTCCATGGCTCTCACACCTCCTCAGGGAGAGTTTGACAGTGACTGCATGGATGTCAATGTTAGAGGCCCTGGTATGATATGTTTGGTTGTCTACTCTTGGTCCTTGGTTGGATCCAGTTGCCCCCCTTATTGGTGGCTTTGCATAGATAAACTTCAGATTACAAATttattcaaaacatttattaactATTATTTCATATAGATGGCTTCACACCCCTGATGCTGGCATCCTTCTGTGGAGGTGGGCTAGAGCCAGAAGTGACTGAAGATGATGACTCCGATGAATCTTCAGCCAACATCATATCTGACCTCATTTACCAAGGAGCATCGCTCGCAGCTCAGACCGATCGCACTGGAGAGACCGCTCTGCACCTGGCTGCACGCTACGCCCGAGCTGACGCAGCTAAAAGACTCTTGGATGCTGGGGCTGATGCAAATGCACAGGATAACACAGGCCGCACACCTCTGCATGCAGCTGTAGCAGCTGATGCACAGGGGGTTTTCCAGGTAAAGTCACCTACAATCAAATACATGTTTGAACATGGTCTATTGAAGCAAAGTCAGAGCTGATATATCCCATATTCATGCATCTTCAGATTCTAATCAGGAACCGCGCCACAGACCTAGATTCACGCATGTATGATGGCTCCACTGCTCTGATCCTTGCGGCCCGTCTGGCAGTAGAGGGCATGGTGGAAGAGTTGATCACCTGCCACGCTGATGTCAATGCTGTTGATGAAATCGGTaagcaaaaaagaaaatgaaacaaCAGAGTTTCTGCTCCAAATGTGAAGTTTCATTGATGGTTGCATATTACGGTTTCTCTCCACAGGAAAGTCAGCTTTGCACTGGGCAGCAGCAGTCAATAATGTTGAAGCTACAGTTGCCTTGTTGAAGAACGGTGCCAATAAAGATATGCAGGACCTCAAGGTATGCAGTTATGTACTTTTGAGGGGTTTGAAGGCTTTCATAATATCTATGTCAGCCATGTTGTTaattttttaatctatttaTAATCTTCAGGAGGAGACTCCACTATTCTTGGCTGCCAGGGAAGGTAGTTGTGAAGCAGTGAAGGTGTTGTTGGCTCACTTTGCCAACAGGGAGATAACGGATCACATGGACAGACTCCCTCGAGATATTGCCCAGGAGCGCATGCACCATGACATCGTACAGCTGCTCGATGAATATAACACTGTGAGAAGTCCGCAGGGCCATGCAGGGGCAGGTCACCACCTGTCTGGTAGCCATACGCTCTCTCCACTCATGTGTCCTCCCAGCAACTTCCTACAAGGGCTGAAAAGCACCCCGCAGGGTAAAAAGAACCGTCGCCCAGGGGCTAAAGGCATGGGTGGGCAGCATGCTACCAGCCTGAAAGATTCCGCCAAAAGCCGCAACAAACGGCTAACACTAGACATGCAGAGTGCTTTGCTGGAGAGCTCTGTCACGCTTTCCCCCGTCGACTCGTTGGATTCGCCACGCGGAGGTGCCAGCAATGCTGGCTACGTCACCAATCCAACCTCACCAGCTGCCATGCCCTCTCCTGGCCTTTTCCACTCCTCCATGTCTGTCCCTTCCACTCCCATGGTGCACAGCAGTATCCTGGATGGCACCAGCCCTTTTGCAGTTTCCCTGGCACAGCTGAGTGACCTGGGTGATGGAGGACTCTCGATGCAAGGGCGTGTGGCCATGCAAGGAGGCGGCGTCAACCAAGGCCCCCACAACTACGTGCTGAATGCCGGCCAGATGAGCCTCAACATGGGCATGGTAAGTCCAGTAAGCGTGCCATTTGACTGGCACAGCCGCATGCCTCCATCTTCTCAGTGCAGTCAGCCCATGGTCAACATGGTGCATCCAGCAAGTAGCCAAGCAGGCATGCTCCCTCAGACACCAACACTGCAGCAAAGCAGCATGCTCATGCACCAGCAGCAGGTTTTCCGTAATGCCCAACAACCCATCTTGCAGCCAACACCTGTCTCCAACACGCCCTCTATTAGCCCAGTCAAACTGCCGCCTATTGCAGAGCAGCAGCCGCAGCAACTTCACAGCCTTGCCCTTACCAATCCCAACCTCACCCGCATGGGCTCCTCCACTCCCCCGACACCACAGCAGGCACAGCCTCCTCCAGCTTTCTACCAGCCACAGCAGCCGCAGGCTCAGCCTCCACAGGCCACGGCAGCCCCTCAGGCCTCGCAAGCACAGGCTATCCCGTCTCAGGCACCCCCAGCACAGGCGAGTGGCAGCACCGCAGGCCCGGAGGATTACCCCACTCCGCCCTCCCAGCACAGCTACACCTCTGCCATGGATGCGACGCCCAAGCATTACTTGCATGTGCCTAGTGAACATCCTTACCTGACCCCTTCTCCAGAGTCTCCAGAGCCCTGGTCTAGCCCCTCCCCTCACTGTGTATCTGATTGGTCTGACTCCACCCCCAGCCCGGCCATCACGGCTCCTGCTCAAACCCAGATTTCCCATGTCCAGGAATCCAGTGGGAAGATGCAGGTGTTTGCTTGAACAGCTCGACCTACATGTTTGTGACTTTGAGAGAGTAGAGTTGACAAGCGTCACTCTAGGGCTTGTATTTTTACTTACCTGTCAGCCCATTTCCAAGATTTTAATTGGATTAGGATTGACTGTTTTGCATCAAGAAGACCGTCTGCTGGTGTCTGCAGAAAGAAAGTTAAAGGGAAATGTGTTGTCTTAAAAAGAAGACAATTTAATGAAGTAAGACGTTCTGTCACAGATGGacttgttttttaattataaaaaaaaaaagtatatgaaGAATACCACGTCTTTCATTTCAAAGACTTGGGGACACTCCTGAAACTAAcaaactttataaaaaaaaaatagattgaGAGAAAACTGAAATGTTGAAGGAAATtcctttctttttatttattgtctTATGTTTTTCCAAACTGCCTTGTGGGTGTTTCGACCCTCTTTCTGTCTCTGTTGTTTTTAGTGACCCACATAACAATTGCCTTACTACTTCCAGTGTATTACATGGGACTCGTGAGGTCTCCTCAGGTTCCATGTTGCTACTGTTACAAAAGGAGCAGCTCATGATTGCTTAGCTCGCCTGTTCCGCCCCTGGTTTTATCAGCAGCAATTGATACAGTCAGAATTTATACACCGGGCTTTtgagtgacacacacacaatgagaTTAGAAGTTTTAGTGATATTTATTTAGTCTAGCATTCAGAAACAGATTGGCACATGAAAACAGAGGTATATAGAGACCAACACAAGTTAAATATTctgatttaaaatgattttatacattttgtaaaaGTGTTTGTATGAATGTAGAGGGGCATCTGTGAAGCACTTCAA
The window above is part of the Chanodichthys erythropterus isolate Z2021 chromosome 3, ASM2448905v1, whole genome shotgun sequence genome. Proteins encoded here:
- the notch3 gene encoding neurogenic locus notch homolog protein 3, translated to MGNYSLWIFLSILYLVQNSEGLRCVDTYRPCENGGMCIDSRCLCRPGYIGLICQHLDPCHRSPCLNGAACKSQVANEVPQYTCVCQRGFRGQDCSLIDACATNPCANGARCTNSNNHYNCSCPPGYQGKNCRNDIDECRKPGKCLNGGICMNTHGSFRCECLAGYSGRTCEVPTQPCAPSQCLNGGTCHQTGDHTYECACLPGFRGHNCEENVDDCPGHKCMNGGICVDGVNTYNCQCPPEWTGQYCAEDVNECLMQPNACHNGGTCFNTIGGHTCVCVNGWTGDDCSENIDDCATAVCFNGATCHDRVASFFCECPVGKTGLLCHLDDACVSNPCNEGAVCDTNPLNGRAICTCPAGFVGGACNQDMDECSIGANPCEHFGKCVNTEGSFQCQCGRGYTGPRCEIDINECLSMPCQNDATCLDRIGEFTCICMPGYQGKYCEVDVDECESNPCVNDGICRDMVNGFTCTCQPGFTGTMCQIDIDECASTPCQNGAKCIDRPNGYECRCAEGFEGRLCESNIDNCKPDPCHHGTCIDGIASYTCNCDPGYTGYRCENQLNECHSNPCQNGGKCVDRVNKYICQCQHGTSGTNCEINFDDCASNPCDYGICKDGINRYECVCKPGFTGPQCKDEIDECQSNPCRNGGTCVDDENGFHCQCPEGFHDPYCYSQVDECASSPCLHGTCRDDPNGYRCDCEPGWVGKNCDIDRNDCLPSPCQNAGTCIDQLNGFTCKCRQGFRGNLCQVNINECASSPCLNQGTCVDGVASFTCLCEPPYSGPTCAELLTPCSPNPCANHASCVHTPDYLGYQCNCQPGWQGQLCNNDINECTSNPCKNRGSCTNTLGGYVCSCRAGYTGPNCETDINDCSPNPCLNGGSCTDGVNSFRCSCLPGFTGARCATEVNECQSGPCKNGGTCTDYVNSYTCTCKPGFTGLFCETNIPDCTESSCFNGGTCTDGINGFKCTCRSGFTGDYCQYEVNECDSQPCLNGGVCQDALESYRCSCPKGYTGPRCQYPVDWCRPSNPCKNGGRCRQKDASFTCDCLGGWSGRYCDIPGVSCEVAARQRGLQTDELCHHGGHCVNTGNTHYCKCPADYTGSYCESQFDHCEDKPCLNGATCRSYMGGFTCDCMPGYEGNNCEREVNECQSHPCQNGGTCIDLVGHYICSCPPGTLGVLCEINEDDCSIPSWPRGTPKCQNNGTCVDRVGGYRCNCPPGFTGERCEGDINECLSNPCNPSNSLDCIQLPNDYQCVCKPGFTGRGCQNRFSVCESQPCMNGGVCSVSGSSPLGYTCTCQFGYAGANCERSMNCKELPCYNGGSCTLTSRGARCTCIQGFGGPLCQHRSNEGCSSKPCRNGGLCTEEISFPFFHCQCSNGWTGKRCESKETRVMQPLPPLCPIDECHVKANDSVCDKECNLYACRWDGGDCSLAVNPWARCTDPRCLRLFNNSQCDEFCNNAECLFDNFDCKSKEKVCNPIYATYCTDHYADGLCDQGCNTEECGWDGLDCAGKIPEDLAEDVLVIVVLLPPEELLRTQTAFLQRLSAILRTTLRFRLDQNGEYMIRPYTSHRTLIKRELNPQKEVIGSIVYLEIDNRLCSQNSDDCFRNADSAAEYLGALSACEMLDFPYPLKEVRSEKIEDKDKIPEWGKLLLVGVASLFLLVILMVGMLIARRKREHSTLWFPEGFFLKKETSSNKNRREPVGQDSLGMKHMPKTVEESLLADHSDQWIDTDCPEAKRLKVEEPSILSDVEDAVDSRQWTQHHLAAADIRMPPSMALTPPQGEFDSDCMDVNVRGPDGFTPLMLASFCGGGLEPEVTEDDDSDESSANIISDLIYQGASLAAQTDRTGETALHLAARYARADAAKRLLDAGADANAQDNTGRTPLHAAVAADAQGVFQILIRNRATDLDSRMYDGSTALILAARLAVEGMVEELITCHADVNAVDEIGKSALHWAAAVNNVEATVALLKNGANKDMQDLKEETPLFLAAREGSCEAVKVLLAHFANREITDHMDRLPRDIAQERMHHDIVQLLDEYNTVRSPQGHAGAGHHLSGSHTLSPLMCPPSNFLQGLKSTPQGKKNRRPGAKGMGGQHATSLKDSAKSRNKRLTLDMQSALLESSVTLSPVDSLDSPRGGASNAGYVTNPTSPAAMPSPGLFHSSMSVPSTPMVHSSILDGTSPFAVSLAQLSDLGDGGLSMQGRVAMQGGGVNQGPHNYVLNAGQMSLNMGMVSPVSVPFDWHSRMPPSSQCSQPMVNMVHPASSQAGMLPQTPTLQQSSMLMHQQQVFRNAQQPILQPTPVSNTPSISPVKLPPIAEQQPQQLHSLALTNPNLTRMGSSTPPTPQQAQPPPAFYQPQQPQAQPPQATAAPQASQAQAIPSQAPPAQASGSTAGPEDYPTPPSQHSYTSAMDATPKHYLHVPSEHPYLTPSPESPEPWSSPSPHCVSDWSDSTPSPAITAPAQTQISHVQESSGKMQVFA